A window of the Campylobacter massiliensis genome harbors these coding sequences:
- a CDS encoding sensor histidine kinase, which yields MTQIDKTSVQDGLKSLIEQTYLIEREYKNLTASYANLQGFIKDIVEILPNAIWVLDEAGEIFLQNSEALKLGQILKFIPQNEGEISAAGQIYLIKIAQKEGKKIISATDITTEKRTERLASMGQVAAHLAHEIRNPVGSISLLASTLIKKADERARPVVEQMQKAIWRVERIIKATLLFTKGLTINAREFNLAELKSECEVAIECYTYGKEIKFSLNFPDLPYVGDRDLLAMVFQNMLFNAIDAVEENEDDEGWVRVDYEQREGEHKFAVTDSGVPIKNQAMVFEPFKTSKLKGNGLGLHLCLQIVQAHGGSIEIELEPKSFCVNLPAKTRG from the coding sequence ATGACCCAGATCGACAAAACCAGCGTCCAAGACGGACTAAAAAGCCTGATCGAGCAGACCTATCTGATAGAGCGCGAGTATAAAAACCTGACCGCGTCGTATGCGAATTTGCAAGGCTTTATCAAAGATATCGTGGAAATTTTGCCCAATGCGATCTGGGTTTTGGACGAGGCGGGCGAGATATTTTTACAAAACTCAGAAGCCCTAAAACTCGGGCAAATTTTAAAATTTATCCCGCAAAATGAAGGCGAGATAAGCGCTGCGGGGCAAATTTATCTCATCAAGATCGCCCAAAAAGAGGGTAAAAAAATCATCTCCGCAACCGACATAACGACCGAAAAACGCACCGAGCGCCTAGCTTCGATGGGTCAGGTCGCAGCCCACCTCGCCCACGAGATACGCAACCCCGTTGGCTCGATCTCGCTGCTAGCATCCACGCTGATAAAAAAGGCCGACGAGCGCGCTCGCCCCGTCGTCGAGCAGATGCAAAAGGCGATCTGGCGCGTCGAGCGAATCATCAAGGCCACCTTGCTTTTTACCAAAGGCCTAACGATAAACGCGCGCGAATTTAACCTAGCCGAGCTAAAAAGCGAGTGCGAGGTGGCCATAGAGTGCTACACATACGGCAAGGAGATCAAATTTAGCCTAAATTTCCCCGACCTGCCCTATGTGGGCGACCGCGATCTGCTGGCGATGGTGTTTCAAAATATGCTGTTTAACGCGATCGATGCGGTCGAGGAAAACGAGGACGACGAGGGCTGGGTGCGCGTGGACTACGAGCAGCGCGAGGGCGAGCATAAATTTGCCGTGACCGATAGCGGCGTGCCGATCAAAAACCAAGCCATGGTCTTTGAGCCGTTTAAAACGAGCAAGCTAAAGGGCAACGGCCTTGGTCTGCACCTGTGCCTGCAAATAGTCCAAGCCCACGGCGGCAGTATCGAGATCGAGCTTGAGCCAAAGAGCTTTTGCGTAAATTTGCCCGCAAAGACGCGCGGTTAG
- a CDS encoding DUF234 domain-containing protein, translating to MQLIYFHLVFDALKFEANYYDIFEAIEKEILDKFEDLSLKFSFDAPFENELKFALCKLAKNDRKKYALNKFLPRPLILKIYAAAINSGVVSIEKTLEKPRVKSKYQKAKKLPERDKAQDKVVFNDNFTRFWFYFIEPNLALLKNGEKGALMEIIRREFDSYAGFGFELLCRELLAFRLGTEPARVRSLWAKNIEIDIFLSLGGRIIVGEAKFKEHKICKNVVNLLLKKCERLGFVPDAVALFSKSGFSNEVSRLKNDQILLFDLENFEELL from the coding sequence TTGCAGCTTATTTACTTTCATCTAGTCTTTGACGCGCTAAAATTTGAAGCGAATTATTACGATATTTTCGAGGCGATAGAGAAAGAAATTTTAGATAAATTTGAAGATCTGTCTCTCAAATTTAGCTTTGACGCGCCTTTTGAAAACGAGCTTAAATTTGCCCTTTGCAAGCTTGCTAAAAACGACCGCAAAAAATACGCTCTAAATAAATTTCTGCCCCGCCCCCTCATCCTAAAAATTTACGCCGCCGCGATAAACTCAGGCGTAGTCAGCATCGAAAAGACGCTGGAAAAACCGCGCGTAAAAAGCAAATATCAAAAAGCCAAAAAGCTGCCCGAGCGCGATAAGGCGCAGGATAAAGTGGTCTTTAACGACAATTTTACTAGGTTTTGGTTTTATTTCATCGAGCCAAATTTAGCCCTTTTAAAAAACGGCGAAAAAGGCGCTTTGATGGAGATTATCAGACGCGAGTTCGACTCGTACGCGGGCTTTGGCTTTGAGCTGCTTTGCCGCGAGCTTTTGGCGTTTAGACTAGGCACGGAGCCTGCGCGGGTGCGCAGCCTGTGGGCGAAAAATATCGAGATAGATATATTTTTGAGCCTAGGCGGACGCATCATCGTCGGAGAAGCTAAATTTAAAGAGCATAAAATTTGCAAAAACGTGGTAAATTTACTCCTTAAAAAATGCGAGCGACTAGGCTTCGTGCCGGACGCCGTCGCGCTATTTTCCAAAAGCGGCTTTAGCAACGAAGTAAGCCGCCTAAAAAACGACCAAATTTTACTTTTTGATTTAGAAAATTTCGAGGAGCTTTTATGA
- a CDS encoding aminotransferase class V-fold PLP-dependent enzyme translates to MVSIDEIRKNIILKKGVRYFDYTASGLAYAPIERKIAKYLKTYANTHSESASNALKTQKRYEKARQSLKDALGLDDRFYLISAGCGATGAIKKFQEIMGLYLPPMSANRLGEEAVKGANLPLVIVSPYEHHSNEVSLREGLCEVVRIPLSKSGEINFGRLDQLLKINSKREIIGCFSAASNVTGIISDYKKIYVMMKRYGATVAFDAASFSSHDNLDADYFDALFLSPHKLLGGVGSCGLLAIRKELVKSDKPTFAAGGTVSYVSRSSHFFAPSVERTEEGGTQHVMGLIRASLAYRLRNEVGLDVIKSREDELAKLFCEGLDKIPEIVSYCPRGVPRLPIFAFNVKGVSPYDFAEALSEDYGVQTRAGCACAGPYGHDLLGLKDDQKFDQKPGWVRVSLHYSHTQKDVAYLLKAIKKTIKKFKTKKG, encoded by the coding sequence TTGGTTAGCATCGACGAAATCAGGAAAAATATTATTTTAAAAAAAGGCGTGCGCTACTTTGACTATACGGCCTCGGGCCTAGCCTACGCGCCTATCGAGCGTAAGATCGCAAAATACCTAAAAACCTACGCCAACACGCACTCAGAAAGCGCCTCAAACGCGCTAAAGACGCAAAAACGCTACGAAAAAGCAAGGCAGAGCCTAAAAGACGCTCTTGGGCTTGACGATCGATTTTATCTGATCTCTGCTGGTTGCGGCGCGACGGGAGCGATAAAGAAATTTCAGGAAATCATGGGGCTTTACCTGCCGCCTATGAGCGCGAACCGCCTGGGCGAAGAGGCGGTAAAAGGCGCAAATTTGCCCCTCGTTATCGTCTCGCCATACGAGCACCATTCAAACGAGGTCAGCCTGCGCGAGGGGCTGTGCGAGGTCGTGCGCATACCGCTAAGCAAGAGCGGGGAGATAAATTTCGGCAGGCTAGATCAACTGCTCAAAATCAACTCAAAGCGCGAGATCATCGGCTGTTTTAGCGCGGCCTCAAACGTCACGGGGATAATCAGCGACTACAAAAAAATCTACGTGATGATGAAGCGATACGGCGCGACGGTGGCCTTTGACGCGGCTAGCTTTAGCTCGCACGACAACCTCGACGCCGACTACTTCGACGCGCTATTTCTCTCGCCGCATAAACTTTTAGGAGGCGTAGGCAGCTGCGGACTGCTCGCGATAAGAAAAGAACTCGTAAAATCAGACAAACCGACCTTTGCCGCGGGCGGGACGGTTAGCTACGTGAGCCGCAGCTCGCATTTTTTTGCGCCAAGCGTAGAGCGTACCGAGGAGGGCGGCACCCAGCACGTGATGGGGCTGATCAGAGCGTCGCTAGCATACAGACTGCGAAACGAGGTCGGCCTAGACGTCATAAAAAGCCGCGAGGATGAGCTAGCGAAGCTATTTTGCGAGGGGCTGGATAAGATCCCCGAGATCGTGAGCTACTGCCCGCGCGGAGTGCCTAGACTGCCGATTTTCGCGTTTAATGTAAAAGGCGTTTCGCCTTATGATTTCGCCGAAGCGCTGAGTGAGGACTACGGCGTGCAGACCCGTGCTGGGTGCGCCTGCGCCGGTCCGTACGGACACGATCTGCTCGGACTAAAAGACGATCAGAAATTTGATCAAAAGCCCGGCTGGGTGCGCGTGAGCTTGCACTACTCCCACACGCAAAAAGACGTCGCATACCTGCTAAAGGCCATCAAAAAAACTATTAAAAAATTTAAAACCAAAAAAGGATAA
- a CDS encoding NAD(P)H-dependent oxidoreductase, which translates to MKTLIILAHPDIQNSVINKRLLQEALKEPQHFSVHDLTQVYGSGDIDAAREQELIRAHDALVLQFPLHNFSCPPILKSWIDAVMTHGFAYGRGSDGIAGRKVALAVTAGIKKSDYCPQGRYHFSLREVLTPFELAFKYYFHADYRDFFAFYGAEETRAWTTVSSQDDLERGAREYAEFLQNLG; encoded by the coding sequence ATGAAAACTCTAATCATCTTAGCCCACCCTGACATCCAAAACTCGGTCATAAACAAACGCCTGCTACAAGAGGCTCTCAAAGAGCCGCAGCACTTTAGCGTTCATGATTTGACGCAGGTTTACGGGAGTGGCGATATCGACGCCGCGCGCGAGCAAGAGCTCATCAGAGCCCACGACGCGCTCGTTTTGCAATTTCCGCTTCACAACTTCTCCTGCCCTCCGATTTTAAAATCGTGGATCGACGCGGTGATGACGCACGGTTTTGCCTATGGACGCGGTTCGGACGGCATAGCGGGGCGCAAGGTCGCGCTAGCCGTGACTGCGGGCATCAAAAAGAGCGACTACTGCCCGCAAGGACGCTATCATTTTAGCTTGCGCGAGGTTCTTACGCCGTTTGAGCTTGCGTTTAAATACTATTTTCACGCCGATTACCGCGACTTTTTTGCATTTTACGGTGCCGAGGAGACCCGGGCGTGGACTACCGTATCAAGCCAGGACGATTTAGAGCGCGGAGCTAGAGAATACGCGGAGTTTTTGCAAAATTTGGGCTAA
- the thiE gene encoding thiamine phosphate synthase, whose protein sequence is MSEIYAITDDVLTPENSVLEQTRELLECGVKFLQYRTKIEPKNERVATALKELCERYGARFIVNDDVKFAAKIGANAVHIGKDDGGVKAARKILGEDAFIGVSCYDDLNLALKVQDEGASYAAFGALFASPTKPHAPLCKFETIMRAKEILRIPICVIGGINAANIAQIAALNPDYIAVISALYRPASIKENLRNLQAFL, encoded by the coding sequence ATGTCTGAAATTTACGCTATCACGGACGACGTCCTAACGCCTGAAAATAGCGTGCTAGAGCAAACTCGCGAGCTGCTAGAGTGCGGAGTGAAGTTTTTACAGTACCGCACCAAGATTGAGCCCAAAAACGAGCGCGTAGCGACCGCTCTAAAAGAGCTTTGCGAGCGCTACGGAGCGAGATTTATCGTAAACGACGATGTAAAATTTGCCGCCAAAATAGGCGCGAACGCCGTGCACATCGGCAAAGACGACGGCGGGGTAAAGGCCGCTCGCAAGATCCTAGGCGAGGACGCTTTCATCGGCGTTAGCTGCTATGACGATCTAAATTTAGCCCTGAAAGTGCAGGATGAGGGTGCTTCTTACGCGGCATTTGGCGCCCTGTTTGCAAGCCCGACCAAACCGCACGCTCCGCTTTGCAAATTTGAAACGATAATGCGCGCGAAGGAAATTTTACGAATCCCCATTTGCGTGATCGGCGGCATAAATGCAGCAAATATCGCTCAAATCGCCGCGCTAAATCCAGACTATATCGCCGTTATCTCAGCGCTTTACCGGCCCGCATCCATAAAAGAAAATTTGCGAAATTTGCAAGCGTTTTTGTAA
- the thiD gene encoding bifunctional hydroxymethylpyrimidine kinase/phosphomethylpyrimidine kinase — translation MKNPKKNILIIAGSDSIGGAGIQADIKTCEAYGCYSATAITALTAQNTSGVSAVMPVTPEFLNAQLEAVCAELKFDAVKIGMLFNEQLIACVKAWLEQNRGISAVIDPVCVAKSGAKLLQEGAINALKELLSLARIATPNLDEARILGLNFDGERLNLGADLPCDVVLKRTQTSEICEDTLYKKSGEIVKFGEPLEQPTIMHGAGCSFATAIACALACGADEITAIRRAKAFVANAIKNAHGSNFGVRLLDHKAAGENV, via the coding sequence ATGAAAAATCCTAAAAAAAATATCTTAATCATCGCTGGCAGCGACAGCATCGGGGGCGCAGGCATACAAGCCGATATAAAAACCTGCGAGGCCTACGGCTGCTACAGCGCGACTGCAATCACGGCTCTAACCGCGCAAAACACGAGCGGAGTGAGTGCGGTGATGCCCGTAACGCCCGAGTTTTTAAACGCGCAGCTAGAAGCAGTCTGCGCCGAGCTAAAATTTGACGCCGTAAAGATCGGCATGCTCTTTAACGAACAGCTCATAGCCTGCGTCAAAGCCTGGCTAGAGCAAAACAGAGGCATAAGCGCCGTGATAGACCCCGTCTGCGTGGCGAAATCCGGCGCCAAGCTGCTGCAAGAGGGCGCCATAAACGCGCTAAAAGAGCTTTTAAGCCTCGCTCGCATCGCGACGCCGAATTTAGACGAAGCGCGCATTTTGGGGTTAAATTTTGACGGCGAGAGGTTAAATTTAGGCGCGGATCTACCCTGCGACGTCGTGCTAAAACGCACGCAAACGAGCGAGATTTGCGAGGACACGCTTTATAAAAAAAGCGGCGAGATAGTTAAATTCGGCGAACCGCTCGAGCAACCTACGATCATGCACGGCGCGGGCTGCAGTTTCGCCACGGCCATCGCCTGCGCTCTAGCATGCGGGGCAGACGAGATAACGGCGATCAGACGCGCCAAAGCCTTTGTCGCAAACGCGATCAAAAACGCCCACGGCTCAAATTTCGGCGTGCGGCTGTTAGATCACAAAGCCGCGGGCGAAAATGTCTGA
- a CDS encoding basic amino acid ABC transporter substrate-binding protein: MKKIFALLLAALATLGAAELKIGTAANYPPFEYVDEQNKITGFDMDLVAELAKRAGFEYKIVNMSFDGLIPALKTGKIDAVASAMSATDDRRKSIDFTQAYYATENIYLRAKGNDAIASKDALNGKRVGVQQGTVQEIAANAIAGAKVVPAEDPVPLIMGLKKGKIDAVVLDSSIGYGFLKKNPELEEFYKENDGSEGFSMAFDKGKQADLIAKINAALEEMKKDGSYDKLLEKYDLK; encoded by the coding sequence ATGAAAAAGATTTTTGCGCTGCTTTTAGCGGCTCTAGCTACGCTTGGCGCCGCCGAGCTAAAGATCGGTACCGCCGCAAACTATCCGCCGTTTGAGTACGTGGACGAGCAAAACAAGATCACCGGCTTTGACATGGATCTAGTAGCCGAGCTCGCTAAACGCGCGGGCTTTGAGTACAAGATCGTAAATATGAGCTTTGACGGCCTAATCCCAGCTCTAAAAACGGGCAAGATCGACGCCGTAGCAAGCGCGATGAGCGCAACCGACGATAGACGAAAATCTATTGATTTCACTCAGGCTTACTATGCGACGGAAAACATCTACTTGCGCGCTAAAGGTAACGACGCTATCGCGAGCAAAGACGCCTTAAACGGCAAAAGAGTGGGCGTACAACAAGGCACCGTCCAAGAGATCGCCGCCAACGCTATCGCAGGCGCTAAAGTCGTGCCTGCCGAGGATCCGGTTCCGCTAATCATGGGACTAAAAAAAGGCAAGATAGACGCGGTCGTGCTTGATAGCTCGATCGGTTACGGCTTTTTAAAGAAAAATCCCGAGCTTGAAGAATTTTACAAAGAAAACGACGGTAGCGAAGGCTTTTCTATGGCGTTTGACAAAGGCAAGCAAGCCGATCTAATCGCTAAAATAAACGCCGCGCTTGAAGAGATGAAAAAAGACGGCAGTTACGACAAACTGCTAGAAAAATACGATCTGAAATAA
- a CDS encoding transporter substrate-binding domain-containing protein: MSQNIVAALSAGKFKKLFVFVAAALMLSGCGQSSNEKASKDAAVKNEAAPVAVQQTIRVGSSADYPPFEYIDEHNKIVGFEIDMIEAVGKKIGVKFDVQNMSFDGLIPALKTGKIDAALSGMSATEERRKSVDFTKPYYFSDNLFIRKKGTDVNATNMHLKKISAQIGTLQETAAKSICGDLAVPAETVAAAILSLKAGKIDVVLTDSPIGYEYLKQNSDLEEFLKLPDGTEGFAVAFDKGKHLELIGKIDVAIEELKKSGEFDKMMEKYGLK; this comes from the coding sequence ATGTCACAAAACATCGTTGCGGCTTTGTCCGCCGGCAAATTTAAAAAACTTTTCGTTTTCGTAGCCGCCGCTTTGATGCTTTCAGGCTGCGGTCAAAGCTCAAATGAAAAAGCGAGCAAAGACGCCGCAGTAAAAAACGAGGCAGCCCCCGTAGCGGTACAACAGACGATAAGAGTGGGCTCGAGCGCGGACTATCCGCCGTTTGAGTATATCGACGAGCACAACAAGATCGTAGGCTTTGAAATCGATATGATAGAGGCCGTCGGTAAGAAAATCGGCGTCAAATTCGATGTACAAAACATGAGCTTTGACGGACTGATCCCGGCTCTAAAAACGGGCAAGATAGACGCCGCGCTAAGCGGTATGAGCGCGACCGAGGAGAGAAGAAAATCGGTCGATTTTACCAAGCCTTATTATTTTTCGGATAATCTTTTTATCCGCAAAAAAGGCACCGACGTAAATGCGACCAATATGCATCTCAAAAAAATAAGCGCGCAAATAGGCACATTGCAAGAGACCGCGGCTAAATCTATCTGCGGCGACCTAGCCGTACCTGCAGAGACCGTAGCGGCTGCGATTTTGTCGCTAAAAGCGGGCAAAATAGACGTCGTGCTAACAGATAGTCCGATCGGCTACGAGTATCTAAAGCAAAACTCGGATTTAGAAGAGTTTTTAAAGCTTCCCGACGGCACCGAGGGCTTTGCGGTCGCATTTGACAAGGGCAAGCACCTAGAGCTAATCGGCAAGATAGACGTCGCGATAGAGGAGCTCAAAAAGAGCGGCGAATTTGACAAGATGATGGAAAAATACGGCCTGAAGTAA
- a CDS encoding amino acid ABC transporter ATP-binding protein, translating into MIEIRNLSKNYGDLRVLDDISVDIKQGEIIAIIGPSGGGKSTFLRCINRLEEPSGGHIKINGEDITDKKTDINKIRQKVSMVFQHFNLFANKNVLQNLTLAPIKAGILDKESAEKRADELLKSVGLSDKKYAFPHKLSGGQKQRIAIARSLAMNPEVILFDEPTSALDPEMIGEVLDIMKDVAAKGITMLVVTHEMGFAKNVANRIFFMHGGKIAVDDTPKNVFENPSNQRLQDFLGKILNH; encoded by the coding sequence ATGATTGAGATTAGAAATTTGAGTAAAAATTACGGCGATTTACGCGTCCTAGACGATATCAGCGTAGATATCAAACAAGGCGAAATCATCGCTATCATAGGCCCTAGCGGCGGCGGAAAGAGCACGTTTTTGCGCTGCATAAACCGCTTAGAAGAGCCAAGCGGCGGGCACATCAAAATAAACGGCGAGGATATAACGGATAAAAAAACGGATATAAACAAAATCCGTCAAAAAGTGAGCATGGTTTTTCAGCACTTTAATCTTTTTGCAAATAAAAACGTCTTGCAAAATTTAACCCTAGCTCCGATAAAAGCGGGGATTTTGGATAAAGAAAGCGCAGAAAAAAGAGCCGACGAGCTACTAAAAAGCGTGGGTCTAAGCGATAAAAAATACGCCTTCCCGCACAAGCTCTCAGGCGGCCAAAAACAGCGTATAGCGATAGCTAGAAGCCTCGCGATGAATCCCGAGGTTATACTCTTTGACGAGCCTACCAGCGCGCTAGATCCCGAGATGATCGGCGAGGTGCTAGACATCATGAAGGACGTCGCGGCAAAAGGCATCACGATGCTAGTAGTCACCCACGAGATGGGCTTTGCTAAAAACGTGGCAAATAGGATATTTTTTATGCACGGCGGTAAAATAGCCGTGGACGACACGCCTAAAAACGTATTTGAAAACCCTAGCAATCAGCGTTTGCAGGATTTTCTAGGTAAAATTTTAAACCACTAA
- a CDS encoding amino acid ABC transporter permease, which translates to MLNEKFFRALFFVVIVSAGVYYFYPTELNEAQRLAYLKSYGVTLGLTIGGTAIGVTLGFILAFLKFLNIKILSFLIDEYVDILRGTPIILQLLIFSVVIFATWSDNFYVALIALGLNSSAYVAEIVRSGINSVDKGQMEAARAMGLNYYVSMREVVFPQATKNILPALANEFISLFKETSVVGYISVIDITMQSKSLQAVFYSPEPVIFTGIVYYVSVKFFTFLVKILERRLNRHD; encoded by the coding sequence ATGCTAAACGAAAAATTTTTCAGGGCGCTGTTTTTCGTCGTCATCGTCTCCGCGGGCGTTTACTATTTTTATCCGACGGAGTTAAACGAGGCGCAACGTCTAGCCTACCTTAAAAGCTACGGCGTGACGCTGGGACTCACCATAGGCGGCACTGCTATCGGCGTGACTTTGGGCTTTATTTTGGCGTTTTTAAAATTTTTAAATATCAAAATTTTAAGCTTTCTCATCGACGAGTACGTAGATATCCTGCGCGGAACGCCGATTATTTTGCAGCTGCTTATATTTTCGGTCGTGATTTTTGCGACTTGGAGCGATAACTTTTACGTCGCTTTGATCGCGCTTGGACTAAACAGCTCCGCATACGTCGCAGAGATCGTGCGTAGCGGCATAAATAGCGTCGATAAAGGGCAAATGGAAGCCGCAAGGGCAATGGGCCTAAACTACTACGTCTCGATGCGAGAGGTGGTGTTTCCGCAAGCGACCAAAAACATCTTGCCTGCGCTTGCGAACGAATTTATCTCGCTGTTTAAAGAAACTTCGGTCGTAGGCTATATCAGCGTTATAGATATCACGATGCAAAGCAAAAGCCTGCAAGCGGTATTTTATAGCCCGGAGCCCGTCATTTTCACGGGCATAGTTTACTACGTCAGCGTGAAGTTCTTTACGTTTTTGGTTAAAATTTTAGAGAGGAGACTAAATCGCCATGATTGA
- the putP gene encoding sodium/proline symporter PutP has translation MDYARYIAIALYFGFLLFVGRYSYNKNANMGEYLLDNRRLGPVVTALSAGASDMSGWMLLGVPGALYATGLATIWMVLGLVIGAYCNYLFLAKRLRVYTEVASDSITIPDFLQNRFKDETKILRIVSGLLILIFFTLYVSSGIIAGGKSFESFFGLDFKFGAIFTLAIVVFYTFFGGFRAVCITDAFQGTLMFLVLVAVPIVAFCNLNLPDGATFWSEVAKYGKNHLNVFYGQTFLSILGLMAWGLGYFGQPHIIVRFMAIRSSKELAQARRIGIGWMAIGLAGAMMSGLIGFVYYSELNLPLADPEKVFLQLGETLFHPFFVGIIISAVLSAIMSTISSQLLVSASSVTQDFVFAFYKKEISQKAQVAAGRYAVVVVALVATALAFSFNESVLNVVGYAWAGFGASFGPVLLFSLYWRRMSALAALLGMITGGATVIAWIALGLNSYVYEILPGFAVSCVVIYLTSLYGDAIDKMSNEPNSATVQDEFEKMKTRL, from the coding sequence ATGGATTACGCTCGCTATATCGCCATCGCGCTGTATTTTGGATTTTTGCTTTTCGTGGGGCGATACTCGTATAACAAAAACGCCAATATGGGCGAATACCTGCTCGACAATCGCCGCCTAGGGCCGGTCGTAACCGCACTAAGCGCCGGAGCTAGTGATATGAGCGGCTGGATGCTGCTTGGCGTGCCGGGCGCGCTATATGCCACGGGGCTTGCTACGATTTGGATGGTTTTGGGGCTCGTTATAGGAGCGTATTGCAACTACCTGTTTTTAGCAAAGCGCCTACGCGTCTATACCGAGGTTGCCAGCGACAGTATCACGATCCCTGATTTTTTACAAAATCGCTTCAAGGACGAGACTAAAATTTTACGTATAGTCTCAGGGCTTTTGATTTTGATATTTTTCACGCTATATGTGAGTAGCGGGATAATCGCGGGCGGCAAGAGCTTTGAGAGCTTTTTTGGATTAGATTTTAAATTCGGCGCGATATTTACGCTGGCTATCGTCGTTTTTTACACGTTTTTCGGCGGTTTTCGCGCGGTTTGCATCACGGACGCGTTTCAGGGCACGCTGATGTTTTTGGTTTTAGTCGCCGTGCCGATAGTGGCGTTTTGTAATCTAAATTTGCCTGACGGCGCTACATTTTGGAGTGAGGTGGCAAAATACGGCAAAAACCACCTAAACGTCTTTTACGGCCAGACTTTTTTAAGCATCTTGGGGCTCATGGCGTGGGGGCTTGGATATTTCGGGCAGCCGCACATCATAGTTAGATTTATGGCGATACGAAGCTCAAAGGAGCTAGCCCAGGCGCGTCGTATCGGTATCGGCTGGATGGCGATAGGGCTTGCCGGAGCTATGATGAGCGGGCTTATCGGCTTTGTGTATTACAGCGAGTTAAATTTACCTCTAGCAGACCCCGAGAAGGTATTTTTGCAGCTTGGCGAGACGCTGTTTCATCCGTTTTTCGTGGGTATCATCATCTCGGCCGTACTTTCGGCTATCATGAGTACGATCTCTAGCCAGCTTTTGGTTAGCGCAAGCTCGGTGACGCAGGACTTCGTGTTTGCCTTTTATAAAAAAGAAATCTCGCAAAAAGCTCAGGTTGCAGCTGGTAGATACGCTGTCGTGGTCGTCGCGCTAGTGGCTACCGCGCTTGCTTTTAGCTTTAACGAAAGCGTGCTAAACGTCGTTGGCTACGCGTGGGCGGGGTTTGGTGCGAGTTTTGGGCCGGTGCTGCTTTTTAGCCTTTATTGGCGCAGGATGAGCGCGCTAGCGGCGCTTCTAGGCATGATAACGGGCGGAGCGACGGTGATAGCTTGGATAGCGCTTGGGCTAAATTCTTACGTTTACGAGATATTGCCTGGCTTTGCGGTTTCTTGCGTCGTGATTTATCTAACCAGCCTTTACGGCGACGCGATAGACAAGATGAGCAACGAGCCAAACTCGGCCACCGTGCAGGACGAATTTGAAAAAATGAAAACGAGGCTGTAA